The following coding sequences are from one Peromyscus eremicus chromosome X, PerEre_H2_v1, whole genome shotgun sequence window:
- the LOC131898894 gene encoding transcription factor SPT20 homolog, with the protein MEQTLQEALEWADDIIENVQQQPPPERPASNGEKTLQEKLYDIYVEECEKEPEAEGLRSNVNLLEKLMKREALPCLVVNLYPENQGYSLMLKDKSGSFSETFQLPYEVEKLLEYLDAEALPSFLIDVLEKSPVNVFHHGCVIAEIRDFRQCGSIYPPEEPGPEPAAASTVPSLAYQTRHVLLRPTMQTLVSDVESITTSDNRQWTQEEKLELESQLLLATAEPLCLDPSVAVTCSTNRLLFNEQKMNTDPMKQSFKRHASPFLDQQEVPSGCTCPPDLTTMTPFQKQAKIIPDDPSDLEIDGADTWKQRLCELTVPSEMDMQTYVDEMPSLPFDEAEPTVSAASEVKYDCMFDYEDDDLLWDMNSSIMTSLNDPLFSDDIFLPPEDRSDSHMYLPPMPLGDYSDDFMAGVNTEPRKTLDVCQEPVQSKASCSGMMPQGSSSSVCLPQPSPGKKPTTSLVPSSVLEKEIGTLLPVPLAPITAQGSSAVGSIRPQASRDTPPAPVAATVAATVAAPVVQQTTVGGNRVSTLPPPVQAKAKSSENNPKIQPPTSSTGVNVIHVVRSLSNLSGLVGSSTKALGCPTSAPAAEGNTQTSLPTREQLPGPSQRPVKPPMQLIINNTANPLTVKLPPGSVILRPEPQKPSQGQARQPQQIYVLIPKQHQPPRAPAPPQPQPVPPASSQGSNQQPLSLPAQQTSHLNIEQTGRPNTEGTRVIRQTHTSVVCQVGSTQQSHRQNIHSQSFQLSATVVHQGQTQTQNVQLRIIPRIVRVSRSAPQTSERGHAAGEPSEKGPGEPPTSPRS; encoded by the coding sequence ATGGAACAAACTTTACAGGAAGCTTTGGAGTGGGCAGATGATATTATTGAGAATGTCCAGCAGCAGCCCCCTCCAGAGAGACCCGCATCTAATGGGGAAAAAACTCTTCAGGAAAAACTGTATGACATTTATGTTGAAGAATGTGAAAAAGAGCCTGAGGCAGAGGGCCTTCGAAGCAATGTCAACTTGCTAGAGAAGCTGATGAAGAGAGAGGCGTTGCCATGTTTAGTGGTCAACCTGTACCCCGAAAATCAGGGCTATTCTCTCATGCTCAAGGACAAAAGTGGGTCATTTTCAGAGACCTTTCAGTTGCCTTATGAAGTAGAGAAACTGCTTGAATATTTGGATGCTGAAGCGTTACCTTCTTTTCTGATTGATGTCCTGGAAAAGTCTCCTGTGAATGTTTTTCACCACGGGTGTGTCATAGCAGAAATCCGAGACTTCAGGCAGTGCGGTAGCATCTACCCTCCTGAGGAGCCTGGTCCAGAGCCTGCTGCTGCGTCTACGGTGCCCTCTCTTGCTTACCAAACTCGGCATGTTCTCTTACGTCCAACCATGCAGACGCTAGTGAGTGACGTAGAGTCCATAACAACAAGTGATAACCGTCAGTGGACCCAGGAAGAAAAACTTGAGCTTGAGAGCCAACTGCTCTTAGCTACAGCAGAGCCACTGTGTCTGGATCCCTCTGTTGCTGTCACCTGCTCGACCAACAGACTGTTGTTTAATGAGCAGAAGATGAACACTGACCCCATGAAACAAAGCTTCAAGAGGCATGCGTCCCCCTTTCTGGATCAACAGGAGGTACCATCTGGATGTACATGTCCCCCTGACCTCACAACAATGACTCCTTTCCAAAAACAGGCAAAAATAATTCCAGATGACCCATCTGACCTGGAGATTGATGGAGCAGACACCTGGAAGCAGAGACTCTGTGAACTGACTGTGCCTTCAGAGATGGATATGCAGACGTATGTTGATGAGATGCCATCTCTGCCCTTTGATGAGGCAGAACCAACTGTCTCAGCAGCTTCTGAGGTAAAATATGATTGTATGTTTGATTATGAGGATGATGATCTGCTATGGGATATGAACTCAAGTATCATGACATCCCTTAATGATCCACTTTTCTCTGATGACATATTTCTACCTCCAGAGGACAGAAGTGATAGCCACATGTATCTCCCTCCCATGCCCCTGGGTGACTATTCAGATGATTTCATGGCTGGGGTAAACACTGAGCCTAGGAAAACATTGGATGTGTGCCAAGAGCCTGTCCAGAGCAAAGCCAGCTGTTCAGGCATGATGCCACAGGGATCTAGTAGCTCAGTCTGTCTTCCTCAGCCCTCCCCGGGGAAGAAGCCCACAACCAGTTTAGTGCCATCCTCAGTCTTAGAGAAGGAAATCGGAACTCTTCTACCAGTTCCACTTGCCCCCATCACAGCACAGGGCTCCTCAGCTGTCGGCTCCATCAGACCACAGGCTAGCCGAGACACACCCCCTGCTCCTGTGGCAGCCACTGTGGCAGCCACTGTGGCAGCCCCTGTGGTTCAGCAGACCACTGTAGGAGGGAACAGAGTTAGCACCCTTCCTCCACCTGTCCAAGCCAAAGCTAAGTCATCAGAAAACAACCCAAAGATCCAGCCCCCCACCAGCAGCACTGGTGTGAATGTGATCCATGTGGTAAGGTCTTTGTCAAACCTTTCCGGTTTGGTGGGTAGTTCAACCAAGGCCCTAGGCTGCCCCACCAGTGCCCCAGCTGCTGAGGGAAACACTCAAACTAGCCTACCGACCAGAGAGCAGCTACCTGGGCCATCGCAGCGTCCTGTGAAGCCCCCTATGCAGCTCATTATAAATAATACAGCAAATCCCTTAACAGTAAAGCTTCCCCCTGGCTCTGTCATTTTGCGCCCAGAGCCTCAGAAGCCATCCCAGGGACAGGCACGGCAGCCACAGCAGATATACGTATTGATTCCAAAACAGCATCAGCCACCCAGGGCCCCTGCCCCCCCACAGCCACAGCCAGTGCCACCAGCTTCCTCCCAAGGGTCTAACCAACAGCCGTTGTCCTTGCCAGCTCAGCAAACCAGTCACCTTAACATTGAGCAAACTGGTCGCCCTAACACCGAGGGGACCAGAGTGATTCGACAGACCCATACATCTGTGGTATGTCAGGTGGGCTCCACCCAGCAGAGTCACAGGCAGAATATTCATTCCCAGAGCTTCCAGCTCTCTGCTACTGTGGTACATCAGGGGCAGACTCAGACCCAGAATGTGCAGCTAAGAATCATACCACGCATAGTGAGAGTGTCCAGATCAGCCCCTCAGACCTCTGAGCGTGGGCATGCAGCTGGTGAACCCAGTGAGAAAGGACCAGGAGAGCCACCAACCTCCCCAAGGTCCTAA